One genomic segment of Amycolatopsis sp. WQ 127309 includes these proteins:
- a CDS encoding NAD(P)-dependent oxidoreductase, with amino-acid sequence MTEPERPLVAVLGASGFIGSVVTAALAERPIRLRAVGRTRSVVPAGGAADVEIRTADLTVREELADAVAGADAIVHLVARTSGWREPGAEAAGERVNVGVLRDLLDVLRERRDPGKPAPVVVYTGSTSQVGVPPRTRLDGTEADLPEIPFDRQKLAAEQLLLAAGAAGVVRGVSLRLPTAFGHSPVTGALDSGVLTFMARRALAGEPITMWHDGTVQRDLLYVRDAASAIVAALDHADALAGRHWLIGTGVGAPLGDVFRTIAALAAERTGTEPVPVVSVEPPGVVSETDLRSVVIDAGAFRARTGWRPAADLNEALRATVEAA; translated from the coding sequence GAACGTCCACTCGTCGCCGTGCTCGGCGCGTCCGGCTTCATCGGCTCGGTGGTGACCGCGGCGCTCGCCGAGCGGCCCATCCGGCTGCGCGCGGTGGGTCGCACCCGCAGCGTCGTGCCGGCCGGCGGCGCCGCCGACGTCGAGATCCGCACCGCCGACCTGACCGTCCGCGAGGAACTCGCCGACGCGGTGGCCGGCGCGGACGCGATCGTCCACCTGGTCGCCCGCACCTCCGGCTGGCGCGAGCCCGGCGCCGAGGCGGCCGGCGAGCGCGTGAACGTCGGCGTGCTGCGCGATCTGCTCGACGTGCTGCGGGAACGCCGGGACCCCGGCAAACCCGCGCCGGTCGTCGTCTACACCGGATCGACGTCCCAGGTCGGGGTGCCGCCGCGGACCCGGCTCGACGGCACCGAGGCCGACCTGCCGGAGATCCCGTTCGACCGGCAGAAGCTCGCCGCCGAGCAGCTGCTGCTGGCGGCCGGCGCGGCGGGCGTCGTCCGGGGTGTGTCGCTGCGCCTGCCGACGGCGTTCGGGCACAGCCCCGTCACCGGCGCGCTGGACTCCGGGGTGCTCACCTTCATGGCGCGCCGCGCGCTCGCCGGCGAACCGATCACGATGTGGCACGACGGGACGGTGCAACGCGACCTGCTGTACGTGCGCGACGCCGCGAGCGCCATCGTCGCCGCGCTGGACCACGCCGACGCGCTGGCCGGGCGGCACTGGCTGATCGGCACCGGCGTCGGCGCGCCGCTCGGCGACGTGTTCCGCACGATCGCCGCGCTCGCCGCCGAGCGGACCGGGACCGAGCCGGTGCCGGTCGTGTCGGTCGAGCCGCCCGGCGTGGTGTCGGAGACCGACCTGCGCAGCGTGGTCATCGACGCCGGCGCCTTCCGGGCGCGCACGGGCTGGCGCCCGGCGGCCGACCTGAACGAGGCGTTGCGGGCCACCGTCGAAGCCGCCTGA
- a CDS encoding DUF2306 domain-containing protein, whose protein sequence is MAGLLLLAAGVVLHLSFMLPHFLPEFVDPAVPAVRVLHGSFGILAVLTAFVQLWPGLRRRWPRLHRWSGRAYVFAGVLPCSVMLAGLLFAIGNPANTASFFWGTVWAVTTAIAWRAARRGQFDKHRQWMSYSVALTLVVTTSAGLVVAAPLLAPLVSPALVVDSIDWLPWVLHLAVAHWFVVRGKSASRAKSVPVAGDPVVIDLAQRAAGRRRRPGEHDEAAAA, encoded by the coding sequence GTGGCGGGGCTGCTGCTGCTCGCCGCGGGCGTGGTGCTCCACCTGAGTTTCATGCTGCCGCACTTCCTGCCGGAGTTCGTCGACCCGGCCGTTCCCGCGGTCCGGGTGCTGCACGGCTCGTTCGGCATCCTGGCCGTGCTCACCGCGTTCGTGCAGCTCTGGCCGGGACTGCGGCGGCGGTGGCCGCGTCTGCACCGGTGGAGCGGTCGCGCCTACGTCTTCGCGGGCGTGCTGCCGTGTTCGGTCATGCTCGCCGGGTTGCTGTTCGCCATCGGCAACCCGGCGAACACGGCCAGCTTCTTCTGGGGCACGGTGTGGGCGGTCACGACCGCGATCGCCTGGCGGGCCGCCCGGCGGGGCCAGTTCGACAAGCACCGGCAGTGGATGTCCTACAGCGTCGCGCTGACCCTGGTGGTCACCACGAGCGCCGGGCTCGTCGTCGCCGCGCCGCTGCTCGCCCCGCTGGTCAGCCCGGCCCTCGTCGTCGACTCGATCGACTGGCTGCCGTGGGTGCTGCACCTCGCTGTCGCCCACTGGTTCGTGGTCCGCGGCAAGAGCGCGTCCCGGGCGAAGAGCGTGCCGGTCGCCGGTGACCCGGTCGTCATCGACCTCGCGCAGCGAGCCGCCGGCCGGCGGCGGCGTCCGGGCGAGCACGACGAGGCAGCCGCGGCGTGA
- a CDS encoding FAD-binding protein yields the protein MAPKTVSLPHEPGFAEATQVFNLAAVPEPAAALTAHTIDDIRAALRYAEANGAPVRILATGHTAGAQRPMAGAVLVKTALRGEVEIDAAARVARVPAGTRWGAVVEAAAPHGLTAPHGSSPTVGVVGYSLGGGMSAYGRRFGLAANSVRAIELVTADGELRRVDAGTDAELFRALRGGGGGFGVVTAIEIALFPASSVHTGAAFWPAKHAAELLAAWRAWTLTAPDEVTTSLRVLNLPPLPDVPPVLAGGPVLCLDGAVLSTDDDHEATARRHTAELLDPLRAIAEPVMDTWHRAEPAAVLAAHMDPTDPVPVVGEHMLLGELDDGGEAAFLRVLGEGSGSPLVAAGLRQLGGAYSRPDPAGGVLNHLDARFSYAGSGVPMGPVTVEALRKHAAVVRAALSKWDTGRTVPSFVEHVEQPQGHLSPEQIAEVDAVRERVDPAGRFRGDIAPNATALG from the coding sequence ATGGCACCGAAGACCGTTTCCCTCCCGCACGAGCCGGGTTTCGCAGAAGCCACCCAGGTCTTCAACCTCGCCGCCGTGCCGGAACCGGCGGCGGCGCTGACGGCGCACACGATCGACGACATCCGCGCGGCGCTGCGGTACGCCGAGGCGAACGGCGCGCCGGTGCGGATCCTGGCCACCGGGCACACGGCGGGCGCGCAGCGTCCGATGGCCGGCGCGGTGCTCGTCAAGACCGCCCTGCGCGGCGAGGTCGAGATCGACGCCGCCGCCCGGGTCGCCCGGGTGCCGGCCGGCACCCGCTGGGGCGCGGTGGTCGAGGCCGCCGCCCCGCACGGGCTGACCGCCCCGCACGGCTCCTCGCCGACCGTCGGCGTCGTCGGGTACTCGCTCGGCGGCGGGATGAGCGCCTACGGCAGGCGGTTCGGCCTGGCCGCCAACAGCGTCCGGGCGATCGAGCTCGTCACGGCGGACGGCGAGCTGCGCCGGGTGGACGCCGGCACCGACGCCGAGCTGTTCCGCGCGTTGCGGGGCGGCGGTGGCGGCTTCGGCGTCGTCACCGCGATCGAGATCGCCCTGTTCCCCGCGTCGTCGGTGCACACCGGCGCCGCGTTCTGGCCCGCGAAGCACGCCGCCGAGCTGCTCGCCGCGTGGCGCGCGTGGACGCTGACCGCCCCGGACGAGGTGACGACGTCGCTGCGGGTGCTGAACCTGCCCCCGCTCCCCGACGTGCCACCGGTCCTGGCCGGCGGGCCGGTCCTCTGCCTCGACGGCGCGGTGCTCAGCACGGACGACGACCACGAGGCCACCGCCCGCCGGCACACCGCCGAGCTGCTCGACCCGTTGCGCGCGATCGCCGAGCCGGTCATGGACACCTGGCACCGGGCCGAACCGGCCGCCGTGCTGGCGGCGCACATGGATCCGACGGATCCGGTCCCCGTCGTCGGCGAGCACATGCTGCTCGGCGAGCTCGACGACGGCGGTGAGGCCGCGTTCCTGCGGGTGCTCGGCGAGGGCTCGGGCTCACCGCTCGTGGCGGCCGGGCTGCGTCAGCTCGGCGGCGCGTACTCCCGGCCGGACCCGGCCGGCGGCGTGCTGAACCACCTGGACGCCCGGTTCTCCTACGCCGGGTCCGGGGTGCCGATGGGGCCGGTGACCGTCGAGGCGCTGCGGAAGCACGCCGCCGTGGTGCGCGCGGCGCTGAGCAAGTGGGACACCGGGCGGACGGTACCGTCGTTCGTCGAGCACGTGGAGCAGCCGCAAGGCCACCTCTCCCCGGAGCAGATCGCCGAGGTGGACGCGGTGCGCGAGCGGGTCGATCCCGCCGGCCGGTTCCGCGGCGACATAGCCCCGAATGCCACAGCACTCGGCTAA
- a CDS encoding class I SAM-dependent methyltransferase: MRRGIAEDFRSARDAAHIYNSAVAAWAICAAWEVGALDELNENRKLDSAEFAEAHGLDPLSTLSMFRALASVEIVRRIETVVIATEKFDEIYRTKSFFHWLNRGSAALFRQMPSALVEKNRVGDYYERDAAAIAYACRDISAITYDQTFYAALSRIDFPFTVVADLGCGSGGRLMDMLRRHPGTTGFGIDIAEPSLQVARAEATEEGFGDRARFFQDDVLNLQERPEFREVEVLTCFMMAHDFWPREQCVATLRRLRELFPNVKRFLFGDATRSVDVQDTDLGVFTLGFELGHDLMGTFLPTLRDWCSVFAESGWDLLRVNRIEVAAGEVIAELA, translated from the coding sequence ATGAGGCGGGGGATCGCCGAGGATTTCCGGAGTGCGCGCGACGCCGCCCACATCTACAACTCGGCCGTGGCCGCTTGGGCGATCTGCGCGGCCTGGGAGGTCGGCGCGCTGGACGAGCTGAACGAGAACCGCAAGCTCGACTCCGCGGAGTTCGCCGAGGCGCACGGCCTCGACCCGCTCTCCACGCTCAGCATGTTCCGCGCGCTGGCCTCGGTCGAGATCGTGCGCCGGATCGAGACCGTCGTCATCGCGACCGAGAAGTTCGACGAGATCTACCGGACCAAGTCGTTCTTCCACTGGCTGAACCGCGGCAGCGCCGCGTTGTTCCGGCAGATGCCCTCGGCGCTGGTCGAGAAGAACCGCGTCGGTGACTACTACGAGCGGGACGCCGCGGCGATCGCGTACGCCTGCCGCGACATCAGCGCCATCACCTACGACCAGACGTTCTACGCGGCGCTGAGCCGCATCGACTTCCCGTTCACCGTGGTCGCCGACCTCGGCTGCGGCAGCGGCGGCCGGCTGATGGACATGCTCCGCCGGCATCCCGGCACCACGGGGTTCGGCATCGACATCGCCGAGCCGTCGCTCCAGGTGGCCCGGGCCGAGGCGACGGAAGAGGGCTTCGGCGACCGCGCCCGGTTCTTCCAGGACGACGTGCTGAACCTCCAGGAGCGGCCGGAGTTCCGCGAGGTCGAGGTGCTGACCTGTTTCATGATGGCGCACGACTTCTGGCCGCGGGAGCAGTGCGTCGCGACCCTGCGCCGGCTGCGGGAGCTCTTCCCGAACGTCAAGCGGTTCCTGTTCGGTGACGCGACGCGGTCGGTCGACGTCCAGGACACCGATCTCGGCGTGTTCACCCTCGGCTTCGAACTCGGGCACGACCTGATGGGCACCTTCCTGCCCACCCTGCGCGACTGGTGCTCGGTCTTCGCCGAGTCGGGCTGGGACCTGTTGCGGGTCAACAGGATCGAGGTCGCGGCCGGCGAAGTGATCGCGGAACTCGCCTGA
- a CDS encoding non-ribosomal peptide synthetase gives MRHTSIPHCFVEQVHRTPDAVALSEGDTRLTYRALNERANQVAHRLLDAGVTAGEPVALAMTRSVELVVAILGVLKAGASYLPVHEAYPVDRAQDILDRANGPLLLADAPARMRGLPRAERVVFADDPAEFAGQSTVDPVLAEADGGQVAYVMHTSGSTGEPKGVAVTHRGVLGLALDSCWDTGRHARVPMLAPHAFGVSTYEIWVPLLRGGTIVLPRVALDVDGLRTLVAEESITAMHLTAGLFRVVADEAPEVFAGVREVLTGGDVIAPAAVRRALEACPELVVRAMYGATELSSFAAHFPMTAPFAEPRTIPVGYPMDDVRPHVLDDELRPVGPGKVGELYIGGPRLALGYTGRDDLTAEKFREDPFEGPGNRVYRTGDLVRTRTDGVLEFVSRADSQVKIRGYRVELGEIESTLATHPSVVHATVVTRETELGGHRLIAYVVFPAGTDPVPATVELLADAARRLPDYMLPSVVVPLDRLPLTPNGKLDRAALPEPDSGTSANYRPPVTEREAVLCAVFEEVLDVGRVGMDDSFFDLEGNSLLAMRLISRIVTRFDVELTIADLFNAPTVSDLCKLLDDRGVTNDE, from the coding sequence ATGCGGCACACCTCGATCCCGCACTGCTTCGTCGAGCAGGTGCACCGGACGCCGGACGCGGTCGCACTGTCCGAAGGGGACACCCGGCTGACCTACCGCGCGCTGAACGAACGCGCGAACCAGGTCGCCCACCGGCTGCTGGACGCGGGCGTGACCGCCGGGGAGCCGGTCGCGCTGGCGATGACGCGGTCGGTCGAGCTCGTGGTTGCGATACTGGGCGTGCTCAAGGCGGGCGCGAGTTACCTTCCGGTGCACGAGGCCTATCCGGTCGACCGCGCGCAGGACATCCTCGACCGGGCGAACGGCCCGCTGCTGCTGGCCGACGCGCCGGCCCGGATGCGTGGCCTGCCGCGCGCGGAGCGGGTCGTCTTCGCCGACGACCCGGCGGAGTTCGCCGGACAGTCCACAGTGGACCCCGTGCTCGCGGAGGCGGACGGCGGCCAGGTCGCCTACGTCATGCACACGTCCGGGTCGACCGGTGAGCCGAAGGGTGTCGCCGTCACGCACCGCGGCGTGCTCGGCCTGGCGCTGGACTCGTGCTGGGACACCGGCCGCCACGCGCGGGTGCCGATGCTGGCGCCGCACGCCTTCGGCGTGTCCACCTACGAGATCTGGGTGCCGTTGCTGCGCGGCGGGACCATCGTGCTGCCGCGTGTCGCGCTCGACGTCGACGGGCTGCGCACGCTGGTCGCCGAGGAGTCGATCACCGCGATGCACCTGACGGCCGGGTTGTTCCGGGTCGTCGCGGACGAGGCGCCGGAGGTGTTCGCCGGGGTCCGCGAGGTGCTGACCGGGGGCGACGTCATCGCGCCCGCGGCCGTGCGGCGCGCCCTCGAAGCCTGCCCCGAGCTCGTGGTCCGCGCGATGTACGGCGCCACCGAACTGTCCTCGTTCGCCGCGCACTTCCCGATGACCGCGCCGTTCGCGGAGCCCCGGACCATCCCCGTCGGCTACCCGATGGACGACGTCCGCCCGCACGTGCTCGACGACGAGCTGCGGCCGGTCGGCCCGGGCAAGGTCGGCGAGCTCTACATCGGCGGGCCCCGGCTGGCGCTCGGCTACACCGGCCGGGACGACCTGACGGCCGAGAAGTTCCGCGAGGACCCGTTCGAGGGGCCGGGAAACCGCGTCTACCGCACCGGGGACCTGGTGCGGACGCGGACCGACGGCGTGCTCGAGTTCGTCAGCAGGGCGGACAGCCAGGTCAAGATCCGCGGCTACCGCGTCGAGCTCGGCGAGATCGAGTCGACGCTGGCCACGCACCCGTCGGTCGTGCACGCCACGGTCGTCACGCGCGAGACCGAGCTCGGCGGGCACCGCCTCATCGCCTACGTGGTGTTCCCCGCCGGGACGGACCCGGTGCCGGCGACCGTGGAGCTGCTGGCCGACGCGGCGCGCCGGCTGCCCGACTACATGCTGCCGTCGGTCGTCGTCCCGCTCGACCGGCTGCCGTTGACGCCGAACGGGAAGCTGGACCGCGCCGCGCTGCCCGAACCGGACTCCGGGACGTCGGCGAACTACCGGCCGCCGGTGACCGAGCGCGAAGCGGTGCTGTGCGCGGTGTTCGAGGAGGTCCTCGACGTCGGCCGGGTCGGCATGGACGACAGCTTCTTCGATCTCGAGGGCAACTCGCTGCTCGCCATGCGGCTGATCAGCCGGATCGTCACGCGGTTCGACGTCGAGCTCACCATCGCCGACTTGTTCAACGCGCCGACCGTGTCCGACCTTTGCAAGCTCCTCGACGACCGGGGAGTGACCAACGATGAGTGA
- a CDS encoding thiamine pyrophosphate-binding protein: protein MTTLAAAVAHELAAGGVRHAFGVVGGGNILAAAGLVERGVHYVAARHEGGAMAMADAYHRVSGAVAVCTTSHGAGIANTATALAEAVRHGSGVVVLCGDSPVGGLRRCDVDQTVFARALGAEVVRVRDVDTARADAAEALRLARTLSRPVLLCLPNDLLNAEVPGGPVSVTAVSDAGAERVPAAPSVSDVGAVLDLLATARRPLILAGLGAWRAGAAKPLADLAARTGALLTTTVMANGLFAGNRYALGICGGFAAPPAAELIGQADLVLVFGADLDPFTLHGGRLLDPGATVVRVDTAARTRTAPVSLEITADASVTASALTDAVNAANLPASGWREATEDLLPCGTWADQAHPDASTPGRIDPRTLTKALGELLPAERTVVYDGGHFISWPSMYWSVPDPAAMVFMGGAFQAIGLGFGGAVGAAAGRADRLTVVALGDGGSLMGLPELDTLVRAGSPALVVVYDDASYGFEAHLYTPRGADPRTASFADTDFAGVARALGAEAAVVRTVTDLDAVRDWQARGSRGVLVLDCKVVPDVIAPFLSDLIAGH from the coding sequence GTGACGACACTCGCGGCGGCAGTGGCCCACGAACTCGCGGCCGGCGGCGTCCGGCACGCGTTCGGCGTCGTCGGCGGCGGGAACATCCTCGCCGCCGCCGGCCTCGTCGAACGTGGCGTGCACTACGTCGCGGCCCGGCACGAGGGCGGGGCCATGGCCATGGCCGACGCCTACCACCGGGTGAGCGGCGCGGTCGCGGTCTGCACGACCTCCCACGGCGCGGGCATCGCCAACACGGCGACGGCGCTGGCCGAGGCCGTGCGGCACGGGAGCGGCGTCGTGGTGCTGTGCGGCGACAGCCCGGTGGGCGGCCTGCGCCGCTGCGACGTCGACCAGACGGTGTTCGCGCGGGCGCTCGGTGCCGAGGTCGTGCGGGTGCGAGACGTGGATACCGCGCGGGCCGACGCGGCCGAGGCGTTGCGCCTGGCCCGCACGCTGAGCCGGCCCGTGCTGCTGTGCCTGCCGAACGACCTGCTGAACGCCGAGGTGCCGGGCGGCCCGGTGTCCGTGACAGCCGTCTCGGACGCCGGCGCCGAGCGGGTGCCGGCCGCGCCGTCGGTGAGTGACGTCGGCGCGGTGCTGGATCTGCTGGCCACCGCCCGCCGCCCGCTGATCCTTGCCGGGCTGGGGGCGTGGCGGGCCGGCGCCGCGAAACCCCTGGCGGACCTGGCCGCGCGGACCGGCGCGCTGCTGACGACGACGGTGATGGCGAACGGCCTGTTCGCCGGGAACCGGTACGCGCTGGGGATCTGCGGCGGCTTCGCCGCGCCGCCGGCCGCCGAGCTGATCGGCCAGGCCGACCTGGTGCTGGTGTTCGGCGCCGACCTCGACCCCTTCACCCTGCACGGCGGGCGGCTGCTCGATCCCGGGGCGACGGTGGTCCGGGTCGACACCGCGGCGCGCACCCGCACCGCCCCGGTGTCGCTCGAGATCACCGCCGACGCGTCCGTCACGGCGTCGGCGCTGACCGACGCGGTGAACGCGGCGAACCTGCCCGCGTCGGGCTGGCGGGAGGCGACCGAGGACCTGCTGCCGTGCGGGACCTGGGCCGATCAGGCCCACCCGGACGCGAGCACGCCCGGCCGGATCGACCCGCGCACGCTGACCAAGGCCCTCGGCGAGCTGCTGCCCGCCGAACGGACGGTCGTCTACGACGGCGGGCACTTCATCAGCTGGCCGTCGATGTACTGGTCCGTGCCCGACCCGGCGGCGATGGTGTTCATGGGCGGCGCGTTCCAGGCCATCGGGCTCGGGTTCGGCGGCGCGGTCGGGGCCGCCGCCGGGCGGGCCGACCGGCTGACCGTGGTGGCGCTCGGCGACGGCGGCTCGCTGATGGGGCTGCCCGAGCTGGACACCCTCGTCCGCGCCGGGTCACCCGCGCTCGTGGTCGTCTACGACGACGCCTCCTACGGCTTCGAAGCGCACCTGTACACCCCGCGGGGCGCCGATCCGCGCACCGCGTCGTTCGCCGACACCGACTTCGCCGGCGTGGCCCGGGCGCTGGGCGCCGAAGCGGCCGTGGTGCGCACGGTGACCGACCTCGACGCCGTGCGCGACTGGCAGGCCCGCGGCTCCCGCGGCGTGCTGGTGCTCGACTGCAAGGTCGTGCCGGACGTCATCGCCCCATTCCTGTCCGACCTGATCGCCGGGCACTGA
- a CDS encoding condensation domain-containing protein, with protein MTESDTSQTLSLQQEFINALDKGDEMGSFGPAYVLASAWRLRGPVDPAVLAGALDDVVTRHEILRTPVSRGTSVALPADPAPAPVQLAVHDLSGTPLDERDLRGEELLNAVEAGRYPATELPHLRAALAVFAPDDAVLVLLVHHLVADGWSMGVLMHDVAHFYAARSGHDVPALPPARQYHEFAAAQRAGLGDKSVAKAVAYWGEQLAGAEISVIPADRPFAGKTAVYAAQRFLLDAELTTATSKLAKSLRASPFMVFLSAYNLLLRELTGSDDIVAASFSAGRGFGDFHHAVGPFLNFVPLRTKLAGSRTFADVLDRTRTSCLGAYSHELPFPLIAGAAPDLMGPAMAPERDLPAFELLQFPADKSSETIGGLAVTELRRRLLSQDVSSGIPDGIVWALDVLPTGETVASLKFDTNLFDAETIRSWGHTFERILRAAVTDPDAALPEWPPAGAETTETPAANPAAAALAAALVEAEDARKGELAILLGLAVEAEEGQPAGPVTAAVRAHLDGYLAIWRETTDEALSLALLYLVAHFPQDRSRVLDTATTLPLDPEDLSRLGRALAELDPDDPDIGRVFPHPAAWELDEAARRFDRARISALGAEKIAELWQEDTETVLGHLGVKARWAVRNGPVLPASSDSVPDRDLQPAAAGAELLAQHAAAFRCPGCGGSLRLEGNLATCEACSNAYPVEKGILDLTARVGETGDDFLLKLAQVPSMGHYYEAHARPNFVRLCGSNWAGQVLPSDEDDYIATHVRPVDGPVLDLAAGAGRWTEVLAKTVGPERVIALDLLLPMLVTLRGRLPEVPAVLASAATLPFGDASLGAVLCWNALQAFPAQAPAAIAEVARCLRPGGTFTVLTFRNSDDPVYRYFARRHRFPAHNDGLTLFDRDELVGWLTDAGLEIEEETTPGTFLIVNAVRP; from the coding sequence GTGACCGAATCGGACACCTCGCAAACGCTGTCCCTGCAACAGGAATTCATCAACGCGCTGGACAAGGGCGACGAGATGGGCTCGTTCGGCCCGGCCTACGTGCTGGCTTCGGCGTGGCGGCTGCGCGGGCCGGTCGACCCGGCCGTGCTGGCCGGCGCGCTGGACGACGTCGTGACCCGGCACGAGATCCTGCGTACTCCGGTGTCGCGGGGGACGTCCGTCGCGCTGCCGGCGGACCCGGCGCCGGCGCCGGTGCAGCTCGCCGTGCACGACCTGAGCGGGACGCCGCTCGACGAGCGCGACCTGCGCGGTGAAGAGCTGCTCAACGCCGTCGAGGCGGGGCGCTACCCGGCGACCGAGCTGCCGCACCTGCGGGCCGCGCTGGCCGTGTTCGCCCCCGACGACGCCGTGCTCGTGCTGCTGGTCCACCACCTCGTCGCCGACGGCTGGTCGATGGGCGTGCTCATGCACGACGTCGCCCACTTCTACGCGGCACGCAGTGGTCACGACGTGCCCGCGCTGCCGCCGGCCCGGCAGTACCACGAGTTCGCCGCCGCGCAACGCGCCGGCCTCGGGGACAAGTCGGTCGCGAAGGCCGTGGCGTACTGGGGCGAGCAGCTGGCGGGCGCCGAGATCTCGGTGATCCCCGCCGACCGGCCGTTCGCCGGGAAGACCGCGGTCTACGCGGCCCAACGCTTCCTGCTCGACGCCGAGCTCACCACCGCGACGTCCAAGCTGGCGAAGTCGCTGCGCGCCTCGCCGTTCATGGTGTTCCTCAGCGCCTACAACCTCCTGCTGCGCGAGCTCACCGGCTCCGACGACATCGTGGCGGCGTCGTTCAGCGCGGGCCGCGGGTTCGGCGACTTCCACCACGCGGTGGGCCCGTTCCTCAACTTCGTGCCGCTGCGCACGAAGCTCGCCGGCAGCCGCACGTTCGCCGACGTCCTCGACCGCACCCGGACGTCGTGCCTCGGTGCCTACAGCCACGAGCTGCCGTTCCCGCTGATCGCCGGGGCCGCTCCCGACCTGATGGGGCCGGCGATGGCGCCGGAGCGCGACCTGCCCGCGTTCGAGCTCCTCCAGTTCCCGGCGGACAAGAGCAGCGAAACGATCGGTGGGCTCGCCGTCACCGAGCTGCGCCGCCGGCTGCTGTCCCAGGACGTCAGCAGCGGCATCCCGGACGGGATCGTGTGGGCCCTGGACGTGCTGCCCACCGGGGAGACCGTCGCCAGCCTGAAGTTCGACACCAACCTCTTCGACGCGGAGACCATCCGGAGCTGGGGGCACACGTTCGAGCGGATCCTGCGCGCGGCGGTGACCGATCCGGACGCCGCGTTGCCCGAGTGGCCGCCGGCCGGTGCGGAGACAACGGAAACGCCCGCTGCCAATCCGGCCGCCGCGGCCCTCGCCGCCGCGCTGGTCGAAGCCGAGGACGCCCGCAAGGGTGAGCTGGCGATCCTGCTCGGCCTCGCCGTCGAAGCCGAAGAAGGACAGCCGGCGGGTCCCGTGACCGCTGCCGTGCGTGCCCACCTCGACGGCTACCTGGCGATCTGGCGCGAGACCACGGACGAGGCGCTGTCGCTGGCGCTGCTGTACCTGGTGGCGCACTTCCCCCAGGACCGGTCCCGGGTGCTCGACACGGCGACGACGTTGCCGCTCGACCCGGAGGACCTGTCCCGGCTGGGTCGCGCGCTGGCCGAGCTGGACCCGGACGACCCGGACATCGGCCGGGTCTTCCCGCACCCGGCCGCGTGGGAGCTCGACGAGGCCGCGCGCCGGTTCGACCGGGCGCGGATCAGCGCCCTCGGTGCGGAGAAGATCGCCGAACTCTGGCAGGAGGACACCGAAACCGTGCTCGGCCACCTCGGCGTGAAGGCGCGCTGGGCGGTCCGCAACGGACCGGTGCTGCCCGCGTCGTCGGACTCCGTGCCGGACCGCGACCTCCAGCCGGCCGCCGCCGGAGCGGAGCTGCTGGCGCAGCACGCGGCGGCGTTCCGCTGCCCGGGCTGCGGCGGTTCGCTGCGGCTCGAGGGCAACCTCGCCACGTGCGAGGCGTGCTCGAACGCCTACCCGGTCGAGAAGGGCATCCTCGACCTCACCGCCCGCGTCGGCGAGACGGGTGACGACTTCCTGCTCAAGCTGGCGCAGGTGCCGAGCATGGGACACTACTACGAGGCGCACGCCCGGCCGAACTTCGTGCGGTTGTGCGGATCCAACTGGGCCGGTCAGGTCCTGCCGTCCGACGAGGACGACTACATCGCCACGCACGTGCGTCCCGTCGACGGCCCGGTGCTCGACCTGGCGGCCGGTGCGGGCCGGTGGACCGAGGTGCTGGCGAAGACCGTCGGCCCGGAGCGGGTCATCGCGCTCGACCTGCTGCTGCCGATGCTCGTCACTCTGCGCGGCCGGCTGCCCGAGGTGCCCGCCGTGCTGGCGAGCGCCGCCACGTTGCCCTTCGGTGACGCGTCGCTCGGCGCCGTGCTGTGCTGGAACGCGTTGCAGGCCTTCCCGGCCCAGGCCCCCGCGGCCATCGCCGAGGTGGCCCGCTGCCTGCGCCCGGGCGGGACGTTCACGGTGCTGACGTTCCGCAACTCCGACGACCCGGTCTACCGGTACTTCGCGCGCCGGCACCGGTTCCCGGCGCACAACGACGGCCTGACGCTGTTCGACCGGGACGAGCTGGTCGGCTGGCTGACCGACGCGGGCCTGGAGATCGAGGAAGAGACGACGCCCGGCACGTTCCTGATCGTCAACGCCGTGCGTCCGTGA